In Acanthopagrus latus isolate v.2019 chromosome 23, fAcaLat1.1, whole genome shotgun sequence, the genomic window AGGAGGACCTTCACGATCCTGGAGCTGCAGTTTGCGCATGCGTTGTGGAGGGGTGTGTGCTGCTTCCTGCCTGCCGTCCTGGGGTCGGCGCCCGCGGCCAGCAGCCTCTGAATCACCCGCAGGTAGCGCCCGGCCTCGGAGGGCCTCTCTGCGCCGGAGCAGGCGGCGTTCAGAGGGGTCTCCCCCTCTCGGTTCGTGGCCAGCACGTCGGCTCCGTGACCCAGGAGGAGCTCCACGTGCTCCTCCAGGCCTCGCCGCGCGGCCACGTGCAGGGGGGTGATCCTGGACTCCCCCGTCCTCATGTTGACCTCAGCACCtccatccagcagcagctgcgCACACCTGGAGACAAGAGGCACAGATTCCGATCATCACACCTGCATTAATAtctcatgttctctctctcggTGAGCCAATTCTGTCATTTATAGCAAAACTGTGATTTCACAAGACTTTTATTACTGCAGTCGGGGGAAATTGCATttaaagatgaacatttttgcTCTGTGAGAAAAGATTAACATACACCTCATCTTCAGTTATCACACAGATGAAAGTGGAGATAATAAAAGAACAGATGGTCTCATCTTGTTGCTCACTGGAGTGACTGGGCGGATGAGCACAGGTGGAGGGCAGCGCTGCCGTCTGCAGCCAGCAGGTCCGGGTCTGCTCCGTGAGACAGCAGCAGCCGGACGCAGGCAGCGTGGCCGCCGACACAGGCATCGTGGAGGGCGGTGTTTCCCCCGGGGTCCGCGTTCACCTCCGCACCACgaaacagcagctcctccacacaGCCTGTGTGACCTCTGCTGGCAGCCAGGCGCAGAGCCGATGTCTGCTTCACCTTGGAGCTCAGCGTCCACATGCCTGACggagaaacaggaagtattATCAGACTGTTATGAGTATGTGTGTAGGATTAAAAAGAGAGGTGTTGGACTCATACCCATCTCTGGAGTCCACACCATCTCCTCATGCACCGTCTCCATCAGGGCGTTGACCATCCCAGGGTCCTTCAGCACCGCATACACTCCTTTCATGTCCCCCCACATGAAGGTGTTGTGGACAGACGTGTCTCTGCAGCGGACCTGAGGCGGAGGCGCCCGGACCTCCTGGAGGCGccgcggctgctgctgctgctgctgcctgggaggagaaggaggaggtgggggaggaggaggcctggGGGCCCGGGACAGAGGGGCCCTGGTCATGGATCTCCTGTGAGCCAAGGCCCGGCGGGCATCCTCCCACTCCTGGAGCTCCTGCTCCAGCCGGAGAGAGCGCAGCGAGGTAGAAGTGAACGGAAAAGTGTCCTTTGACATGGCGCCTTAAAGCAGGGCCAATCAGAGGGTGCACGTGCCACAAGGTGTAGAAAGAAGAAGGGTTTTAGATTAAACATGTGATCCGGAAGTCAGTAGAAAAACTCCTCAAAACAACAGTGAAGCATCAGGCAGCACTGCACAGATTAATGTCAGCCTGCTTCTGCTTTAACTCACCCTGTCCTGGAATTGCAGAGAGCCACAGAGGTCCGAGCTGTCGTCAGGTACAAACTTTCATGACTTTCAAATCAGTCTTCCTTCCATTTTATCCGAACTACGAAAAGTTGAACTCCACATTAAATGCCCTTCACTCGTGGACACAGCTGCGAGATGGTTGCTCAAACACAGCTTTAGCACTAGTTATTAATAGAACAGAATGCAAGCTGACACTTGTACTACCCAAAATGGCCACCACGTGGCGGTGTTGGTCCAGGGGATGTCTCCCCAAAACAGCCATCTCCGAGCAAAGAACCGAGACATGTCGAGATAGCAGCAACTCGAGGCAGTTTAAAGAGGATATACAGAGACAATAAACAGTGTTTGGTTTGATAAAGGCGCACAGGGACAACCGTACCTGCTGAAACCTCTGGCGTTAACAGCTTCCATCAGATTTAAAAGTAATAATCAGGAAATAGCGACATGAAACCATCTTTGATTTCATgtatttcctctccttctctttcctctctaaCCAGGTGAAAGAGTCTCAGAGGGAGACGGTGAGCAGTTtgtgggatggaggagggaaccCTTGTACGAAAACAATTTTAggtattttattatattaagAGACTCCATCCTTCAGGAGGTAAAACTGATGGGAGtttgatgaaaaataatgcATCACTGGTTTCTGGCCAACGGATAATCTATCTATCATATATTCATAATCCAGATTTCTGAGTTTGGTGTTGAtacttccattttattttattttttttccaactttcaAGTTAACAACCCTCTCTATGGCATACCAGTGGGCCCTCCGTCTCACTTTCAGACTGtcaaagcacaaataaaaaacagctacTACAGGCGCAGGCTGCAAGAGGGAGTTGAAGGTCCTGGTTCGGATAAAGGACCCCAAGCCAAAACACAAAGGACGGATATCCACTGCCCACTGCTAAAACGTCGTCCAACGCAGACCCGGCTAGAGGCAGATAAACATGAAACATCCTTTTGCACACTCTCTGGTGTGTTTGAGTTCGATCGAATGGCCTTTGACCTCTGGATTGCCCCCAGTATGATCCGAACGAAGATGTTCGGGGATCAGAGTTTTTAGTTGCTGCTGTTATGTTTCGattatcatattttaaaatctgcagctgGTTCCAGGAAGACAAAGCGCTGCTCCGGCCACTGTGGCAGTTGCAGATGAGGTGACCGGTGATCCAGATAAGGTTGCTGCAGTGGCCCGgcagcatgtaaacaaaaggacaaattaCATCTCGCCGTTCAACGTGTAATAGGCGGTTTCTTTATAGGTTTTATGAACTCACCTCCCATTTAAAAATCCTTGgctgcacagctgactgaggagaagagagcCTGGGTGGGAGTATGTGAAGCAGCTTTCCAGGGACATAAAGACTTTAACAGAGCTTTATTTTGGAAGTAGATGCGACCCATGGTGGCTTAGGAGAAGACCTGTCTCAAGAGTGATCCATCCTCCTTTCGCTTATGGAAAATAGAAGAATATGCAGAGTTACAGCTACTGCTGAAGTAGGGCTGTTGCAGAAAATCATTTGTTGGAGCAAGACTGCACAGTGTATACAGACCATAATCCCCTCAGTCAGTTTTCTAGGAGCAGATGGACAACAGTGAGCCTCATAACTGGCAAATTATGACctacaaatcaaacacaaaccagGCCGAGCAAATACGAATGCAGATGCTTTAACTGGCGAGAAACGGGCGCTCGGAACAGACCGTCGCTCTGCCTCCAACATTTATCCTCTCAGAGGAGCTGAGGTGTGCGGTACAAAAGCAACACTCAGTGCTGACCTCTCAAAACTGTGTATCCCAGGCTGTAACAGTGTCTCCTCGGGGAGCTGCAACGAACCGCAGCCGGAGAACCAAGAAGTTTCACTTCTTTTAGGACTGACACCGACAACCAATTAAGGAAGAGAGGCCGAAAACATCACCCAGTGGGATCGATTGGGTGAAAAAGAAGATGTTCTTTATTGGCAGGTGGAGccacaagggggggggggggggaccagcTTGAAATCTGTTTGTGCTACC contains:
- the asb16 gene encoding ankyrin repeat and SOCS box protein 16, which gives rise to MSKDTFPFTSTSLRSLRLEQELQEWEDARRALAHRRSMTRAPLSRAPRPPPPPPPPSPPRQQQQQQPRRLQEVRAPPPQVRCRDTSVHNTFMWGDMKGVYAVLKDPGMVNALMETVHEEMVWTPEMGMWTLSSKVKQTSALRLAASRGHTGCVEELLFRGAEVNADPGGNTALHDACVGGHAACVRLLLSHGADPDLLAADGSAALHLCSSAQSLQCAQLLLDGGAEVNMRTGESRITPLHVAARRGLEEHVELLLGHGADVLATNREGETPLNAACSGAERPSEAGRYLRVIQRLLAAGADPRTAGRKQHTPLHNACANCSSRIVKVLLQHGARADVVNCAGYTPMDCLLQVVEDYPDQQPDAVARSLLNYGAKPVPAEMLKQCFLSAAALEVMLNSYTSIPPCEWMDSLPAELYEEHRSFFDLVRQRSGQPRSLQHLCRCALRLRLGARCYSAVSELDIPSSVRDYLLLCNDGTLH